Within Lolium rigidum isolate FL_2022 chromosome 5, APGP_CSIRO_Lrig_0.1, whole genome shotgun sequence, the genomic segment CCTGATGCCGTGGTGGTGGGGCATTGTAAAGATCGCAGTCAGTTGAACCATGAAGCAGCCCTTGTGTATGAGATCGTCAGGAAATCGATCCGGCCTATATCTGGGCACGAGAAACTCACCACAATTGAGATCTGGATTTTGCACTTGTTGATGTCCGCCAAGCCGGTAGATGTGGTAGACTTGATGATTGGAGTGATGCAGGAGATTATTCTCGACATCAAGCGCCGCCTGCTGCCCTACGCCCCATATCTCATTCACTTGTTTGACAAGAAAGGCTGGCTTGAGCATGGCATGAAAATCGATTTCGGTCAGCGCCTCAAGCGATATCCCAACCCCGACAGCAAGAGGAGGCTCAAAAAGCCTGTCAAGTCGCCCAAGGCTCCGAAACCTAAGGCCACAAGGAGTGTTGGGACAAGGTCAGTTTCACCTCAGGTGGAAGCTGGATTTGACCGTGAGAATACACAGTTGGACCACACACTTAGCCCGAGCTTAGAGGAGGATGCACTTGGGAAGAACACTAATAGGGAAGACAACCTACAGATGGTGCCATTCTCGGTTCCTAATGAGTTCAGATTTAGCCAGCAGGGGGTGCACGATGCAGAGGCAGGAAGGTCGGGTGGTCATGCCAACGATGATGATTCTCCCATGCTGCAGAGCCATGTTGATCGTCAGCCTGCTAATCTTGAGCAGATTCAGGGACAACATCAGCGTGATCCCCAGCAGCGGCAGAGTGAGAGCCATCACCAGCAGCTTCAGGGACAGCTGGCCGAGCTTCAGCGACAGTGTGAGAGTGATCGCCATCAGATTCAGGAACAGCTGGCCGAGCTTCAGCGACAGCGTGAGAGTGATCGCCATCAGATTCAGGAACAGCGTGAGAGTGATTGCCAGCAGATTCGTGAACACCATGAGCGTGAACTCCAGCAGGTTCGGGGACAGCATGAGCGCGATCTCCAGCAGATTCAGAGACAGCTAGCCGAGCTTCAGAGACAGAGTAAGAGCGATCGCCAGGAGAACCGGGATCTCCGGAAACAGCTAGCCGAGCTTCAGCGACAGAGTGAGAGCAATCACCAGGAGAACCGGGATATCCGGAAACAGCTAGCCGAGCTTCAGCGACAGAGTGAGAGCGATCGCCAGGAGAACCGGGATCTCCGGAAACAGTATAGTGATATTGCGGCTCTTCTCAATAAGGAACTAGAGGAACTAGATGATATTTGCAGGCTCTAGGCGAGCTCCGCTCCCGCCGGTTTCACGCGATGACTCTACTTCTCAATGTGTCGAGCGACGCGCTATGACGAGCTTCTGCTAGCCTGCACCCTGCAGTATACTCAAGGTTCTCTCTCCTTTAGCACAGCAGCCACTTTACAAGACGGAGACATAAGCTGGTTCTTGATGAACTTCTTTGGTGGCTTTCCCTTGTTGTGCTTGATGTTGAAGTGGAGAGACTTAACTCGTTGTTATCCTTATATGCGTGGAGTGGAGTTGTCTTACATTCTTATGCACATTCTAGAAGCTCCTTTTGTGGATTCTTCAATCTTCATACTTTGCTCCGATATTAACCCTGTTTGGAGCACGTGAATTTCTTATGTTGAGGTCTGAAAGCTGTTGTTCGTCCTGCTGGCATGCTGTGTAGAAACTCATTAGTCTGATGATGAATTATTAAGCACTTAAAACAAATCCGTTCGGTGTAGCATCTGCATTTCTGTTTATACAGTGGAAGTAGCAGAAATAGGAAGCAGTTCTGAGCCACAACCCACATGCATGATGGCATAATCTGCAGTGCCACTACAAGGCAACATGTTTAGTTACCTGAAAGTTGAGTGCCAGCAGTCATGTTTACCTGAAGCTCCCACTTGGTTTATATTTAGCTTATTAGATTTGCACTATGTCGATCAAGGATCGCAAAATGCAACTTGTACCGTTGCAGACAGTTAAATTAAACTTGGCAGCAGGGATAACTAGTTGTCCCTGTCGCTGTTAGCGACCACGGACTGAACTTACCGGTTTCAGTATCCATCATCAAATGTACTGCAGCTATGAATGAATCCAGTTCCAACAGAAAATAGTGAGCGACTTGTGCCTCCAACAATGTAGCACGCACAATTGCAATGAAGATGGCAAGCTGGGTGGATGGCCTTGTTTGGTGTTTATTTCATAGCTCATATTACAGTGGAGTGCCTGTCTGACAAAAACAAGATTTACTATCAATCTCTGCTTTCTAGGAGTACGCAAACAAGAAATGTAGAAAGGCAAAGGCATATATTTTGTTCAGTAATTTGTATGAACGAAGCAGGCTCGCTATAGCTGATGAGAAGAGTCGACGCGCCACACATCAACAGTAAAAATAACACGGTTTTACAACCAAAATTGTTTGGGAAGTAAACTCCCCTCTAAACATACTATGATTGGTACACTCAACCAGAGAATGACATGGATAAAACACATTAAGTAAAGACCAAAAAACATCAGGCTTCCAACTCAGCAGGGATCACTGAGTTGTAGTGCTCGCCTAGACCATAGGCATGCCTGTGGTAGGAAAGCCTGATGCTAGGGTCACCTCCTGCTTCCAGCTTCTTGTTGTACTCTTTGCCCATCTCTACATCTGGAAATGAGCCCGAGTAGACCACGATGTGCTTCTTTAGGCAGTGTGTGAGAGCACCGAGCTCAAGTTGCCCGCCCCAAGCAGCGGTGGATTCGATCTCCTCACAGTAGCTCTCGAAGCTCTCGGAAGGATCTGGTCCAGCCTCAGCTTTGCCCTCTGAAAGGAAAAATGGAAGGAAATCTGCCGCATGCTCTCTCATGTACTTGGCTGTCATTTGCCGTAGCTCCTGGTGACTGTACTGTGTAGTGCCTTTGGAATGGAGCGACAGCTGGTTCTCAATAGCACGGTACAAGCAGTGGCCATCTGGCTTTATCTCATGAATGGTCAGCCCCAAGGGCTCGAGCCTCTTTTCAAGTTTCTCGTCTTCTACCATGCGATCACTCACGAGATtggtttgttcttcttgaatTCGCTGCTCGCGAGCAGCTTCCTCCTTTgccttcttctctcgccgtcgtgCAGCCTTCCCAGGCTGCTTTGCGGAATCTGCATTGCTGGAGACAGAAACACCAGCTATAGCCTTCACTAAGGTGTCAAGGTTCCCCTTCTGAGAGCTGCCTTCAGCCTTGTACCCAAAAGAAGCAAGCTCTGCAGCATGCTTCGCCTCCAATTCAGCTGAGAGGCGTGATATCTCTTCCTCCACCTGCTTTTTCTTCGccttctgctcagctttgctgccTTTGGCAGCTGCTTTCTTGAGGTTTGTTTCCTTATCCTGGAGTTTGGATTTCTCTTTCCTGTTTTCATATGTAAAAAAAGGACCTTTTATTAACCACGTGACACAAAAAGACATATAATTGAAGGATGATAGATGAGCTACACAAAGGAATGAAGCATAACCGTTTAGCTCCTAATCTTAATGGGTTTCACATCACCTTCTATAGAAGGCATGCATATGATACATTGGCGTATAATGCTGAACCAATCAATTGGGAGTAGAGTGATTTGCCAGCAACTATCTAGACCCTGCAGGACTACAGAAGTATAACCCACAGAAGCTCTCTCAAGTAGTATGTTGCATTTAATATCAAGCATGTTGTCACACTGACATGTGGCACCAAACTACGGTGTCACTCATCTGTAACAATCACCTGCTCTGTGATAAAACCTCACCGTAACTGactcttcatatgaatttctgtTCAGTAATCTAAGAGGAATTACAAGCATCTAAGTAAAGGAAGCATGTGGTCTCTACTTCCCCAGATAATATTCAGAAAACCAGAAAAAGGTAATGCAGAAACATTATTAGGATATAATCACATTCCTTTTACATAGCTGCCATGGTTAGAGGAGCCTGTGGTATCTACTTCCCTAGATAATTCAATGTAACACTAGTCTGAAAACTAGAAAATGGTAATGCAGAAACAGTATTAAGATACACAATCAAATTCCTAAGTTAACTGTCAGATGGTAAAGGAAAACATGTTGTATCTACTTCCCTAATCCATTAATCCGATGTGACACTAACTTGTCAGACTAGAAAAGGTTAATGTGGGATAAACACTGTTGAGAAATAATCACGATTAGTTAGCTATGTAGCAGAGATGGCAAAGGGAAGCATGTGGTATCTACTTcactacataatttaatg encodes:
- the LOC124652612 gene encoding OVARIAN TUMOR DOMAIN-containing deubiquitinating enzyme 5-like translates to MEETLAAAAPAAAPEQPAPETLEEVMSRHRKEKSKLQDKETNLKKAAAKGSKAEQKAKKKQVEEEISRLSAELEAKHAAELASFGYKAEGSSQKGNLDTLVKAIAGVSVSSNADSAKQPGKAARRREKKAKEEAAREQRIQEEQTNLVSDRMVEDEKLEKRLEPLGLTIHEIKPDGHCLYRAIENQLSLHSKGTTQYSHQELRQMTAKYMREHAADFLPFFLSEGKAEAGPDPSESFESYCEEIESTAAWGGQLELGALTHCLKKHIVVYSGSFPDVEMGKEYNKKLEAGGDPSIRLSYHRHAYGLGEHYNSVIPAELEA